The nucleotide sequence ACCCATTCCCCGTTGGCCTCGATATCCTGCGCGTTTTGACGGGTCAGCGTTCCAAAGCCCACGGCGATTAAATTTTCTCCCGCTTTGTCGTGAAACTTGATGGTTGTTTCAATCGCGTCCTGCCGGTAAAAATCAGCATAAGCTTTGGGGAAACGCTCCGCCTGCTGGACGATGGCGGCCCATCTCCAAATATTGACCGGATTGTTGATATCTCCCATAAAAGGCGACGGCAGCGTCTTTGATTTCATCGGAAACTGCAAAGCGCAGGCATCACTGAAGCGATTGGTCAAATCCCAACGATCGTCCTTGGTCGCGTCTTTCCACTGAAGGCGAAAAGCGACCTCTTTCGCGGAATAAAGGCTTTGCACCGTCAGCGTTGCGACGGAACCGCCGCCATGAGGAGAAACCATGCTTTGCTTGGACAAAGGAACTTCCACCGCCTGAGCTTTCTGCCAGACGGCATCATTAGGGTCCATCGTCAACTGATCGACCTTGCCCGATCGAATCAAGACTTCCGCTCCCCGGCTGTCTTGACGGATGCCGAACGTCAAGAATACGACGAGACCCAGAAAATTAAATCTTCTCATGAACAACCTCCCTGGATAAATTGGCTAATTGCAGATAAAATTCGCCGGGCTGGCTTTCTCCTAAGCGCTTGACGAATCCTTCCACGGCGGGTTTTAAAAATTCCGTGGTCAAAGAACGAATGGCGTCTCTGGTCACTTTTTCTTTTTCTTTCCATCGATGGCGCCCGGCATAAACGGCTTTAACATGAAGATAGCTGACGAGCTCAAAAAGAGCCGGCAGAGAATCGGGCCTGTTGCCGGAGGCCGCCTCTACCCCGAACGCCTTGTAAAACCCGGCTAAATCCGCGGCCTTTTTGGCTTGATCGAACGGATTTTCGGTCAAATAAACGGTCGCATCCAGGCTCACGCTGCCGCCTGAGCCGAACAACCGGTGAAAATCTCCGGCCAGGATTTCCCGGGAAGTTCCCGCGAACGAATCCCGAAGTTTTTCAAGCTGCGCCCGGCGTTTTTTGCCCGCGGCCGCGCAACAGTCCGCGGCTTTCTTGAACAGGTTCTCGAATCGCTTGCCCCAGGCTTCATCAGGATAAAGGAACCCCACGGAAATCAACCGCCACGACAGCACGCTCAGGCGCTCCGCTGCTGATTCCGGCAAAACCGGAGACAAAGACTCAGGTGACGCTGTGTCTGTAGACATCATGTTTTTCATCTTTGTAAACCCGAAACACAATCGGCTCCTTGACGGGCACGCGCACGACTTCCTGGCCGTTTAAGATGGCCGCCGCTTGGCCGTCTTTAACCCAGAAACGGTCCACCAGGTGCTCGGTAGATCCGAACAGGCTTAACAACCCGACCAGTTTTTCCTCGCGCTTTTTATAAGTCGCGATGGCCTGATCAACGCCCGGGCCGAACATCTGCTTTAAGTACGCGGTGTCGACATGAATGGGAGGGATGTAATAGACATTCGGCGACGTGCCCATCTGCGGATAAAGCGGCAAGGCGACTTTAGCCACGTGCACCAAATAATCAATAGGGTTGTTGGCATCCGCTTTTTCCGGCGGGTTGATGAAGCCGGCCATGCGTATTTTTCCGATGCAGGTTTGAACGCAGCGCGGCGCGATTCCTTTCTCGATCAAAGGGTAGCAGGAGATACATTTTTCGGAACGGCCGGTGTTGGGATTAAACATCGGTTTCTTGTAAGGACAGGCCCCGACGCATTTTTGGTAGCCGCGGCACCGGGCTTGATCGATGAGCACGATGCCGTCTTCTTTTCTCTTGTAGATGGCTTGCCGCGGGCAAGCCGCCAAGCAGGCCGGGTACGTGCAATGGTTGCAAATTCGCTGAAGATAAAACATCCAAGATTTGTGCGTGCCCTCGAAGGTGGCTTTCTCGCCGATGGGCCGGTTGACTTCGTCTTCGCCGAGGTTGGGATGAGCCCAATCTTCGGGTTCGGGGATATAGCCCGCGATATCCTCTTTATCGTCGCCGCTTTCAAAGATCGTGGAGCCCGCGTAGGTTTTTCCTTCCCATTTTTGGGGGCCCAGTTTGTCGAGAATCTTAACGTCGTAGGCCAACGGATAAAACCCGAACGGCTTGGTTTCCACGTTGTTCCAGAACATGTATTCCTGCCCCTTGCCCGATGTCCACGTCGTTTTACAGGCGATGGTGCAGGTCTGACAAGCAATGCATTTATTGGTGTCAAAGACCCAGCCGATTTGCCTCTTGGGAGGAGAGGCTTCGTACTTATAGTATTGATCTCGATTAATCTGCCAATTATGAACTTTAGCCATAGTATCCTCCCGCCAAATAAGTTTTCATGGCTTGGGACTCGTATCCGGGCCGCAGGCCCAATTGAGCCGGCCTCCACAAGGAATGCTCGACCCCGCCGGGCTCCGCCTTGGTGAATTTCACGAAGGACTCCTTGGGCGCGCCGACCGTGCAATGGATATCAGCCGCAAACCCTTTGCCGATGGTCTGGCCGAAATAGTCTTTGCGCGCCAGGGTATCCGTCTGACAAGTCGGACGCAGCCACGCGCGAGTCGACGATTGATGCGAGCCGTAACGAAACATGGCCTGATATCCGGTCCTGGGATTCCTGGCCAGCTTATCCGCATTATTCTCATGACCCTGGACGGATCCATACGTCGCCACGAACATGTGAAACCAGGAACGCGCGATCCCCTTGGGGATGCCCAGATAGTGGCGGACGCGCATCATGGCGCGATGAACCTTGTAATCCTCGGGTTTCTTTTGCCAGCCACGGAACGGACGGTCCGAGGGATCGGCGTCCACATAAACATAATCGCCGTCCTCCAACCCCAACGATCTGGCGTCATCGGGGTTTAAATCCACATAGCCTTCCGTCACCCAGGGTTTCCTCTTGTCCCGCCGGTGAAAATCGCCGAACGGCCCAAACCAAACGGAAATCAAATCCACGTCAACCGGCGTCGTATGAGCGCCGTGGCGGAATTTGGGGGTGATATAAACATGCTGATACCCGTCTTTTCTCAAGGGATGCCGGGTGTGGGGAACGTCCGCGGGCGCGTAGATGACGTTTCTGATCTGACGCACCTCCGTCGACAAGTCGGCGACGGACAGGCCGTAAGCCTCCGGACCCTTAGGGCGTATCAAATGTTTGGCGCCGCAAACAATGACATTGGGCTCGTACGGAGTGCCGTCCACGGGCTCTCGATGCACCGGAATATTTTCGCCGTGCTCCAAAAATTCCGGCTCATCGCGATAAAATTCCAGCCGCCCGGATTTGGTGTAGTGGGGCTTCGCCTCGTTCGACTGTTCCCAGCCCATAATTTTTGGGTAAGTCCTCGTCATCAGGAGCACCGGGACGCCCTCCTTCGCCTTGGCGTGAAGTTCGTCGATGTTGTAACCCTTGGTCGCATTCGAATGATCAAGGATTCTCTGCAGATAAACTTCCACCCGGTTCTCATGCACGAATTTCCAGTAGTCGATGAAGCGGTTGTCCTTCGTGAGCCCGGCCAACGCCTTGCCTACTCCGGCCATGACCTCGATATCGCCTCTGGTGTCATGCAAGCGCTTCATCGGGGTTTTAGGGAACAACTGAAGGAATGGGTTCGTCACCGCGGCCGTCATGTCCGGGTATTTGAACTCGGCCCAGGAATCCACCGCAAAAACCACGTCCGCGTATTCGCAGGAAGCGGTCCACCACCAGTCGCTGACCACGATCGCCTCAATCTTCGGCAAGGTGTTCATGACCACGTCGTGATGCCATTTCAGGTTCCCCAAAATCGAGTTGCCGTTGGAAAACCACATGAACTTGGTCGGCGTGGGCATGTGGCTTTTACCGGTGAAATTCTTGTTGCCGACCCGCAACGGCCGGTCGCCGTAGTTGAAGTAATGAGCCGACTCGTATTTGTTGTAAACCTTGTAATGAGGTTTTTTGGCCGGATCGAGCTCGATATCGAACGGGTCCTCCGAAAGATACAACGGCAGGCCGTTGAAATACGCTCCCCGGTAATTGCCCGCGTAAGAACCGATGTTGCCGCCGTGGTACCCGATATTGCGGGTCAACGCGCACACCAGCATCGTGGTGCGATCCTTAAGGTCATTGTTGAAGAAATGGTTGGGTCCCATGCCGATCGGAATCAAAGTTTTCATCTTATTCTTGGCGATTTCCCGGCCCAGCCAAACGACCGCGTCTTTATCCACGTGGCAGAGATCGCTCACCGTATCGGGAGTAAAGTGAGAAACATGCTCTTTAATGAGGTCGAAATTCGGCCGCACGTCGACTTTGGAGCCGTCCGCCAGCGTGACCGTGAACTTACCCTCCAAGGCCCAATTCTTGGCTTGCCCGGCGTCGTCGCGGGTGACGATTTCGGGTTTTCCGGAGGCCGTATTCCAAGCGACAAAATCGCCCCACTCATTTCTTAATTTTTCGGTGACCACCTGGCGGTCCTGATGTTCGGGAGCGGGCGGCTTCTCCCCCTCTTTAAGAAGCTGGGTGTTTTGCAAAACCGCGGGCTTGTAGTCCTTGATCAAGTCCTGCGGTTTCAAGAGCTTGAGCGTATCTAAACGCACCAACAGAGGAAGGTCCGTGTGCCCGCGCACAAATTCATCATCGTAAAGCTTCTCGCTGATGATGACGTTGGCCAGGCCCAGGGCGAACGCGGGATCCGAGCCGGGCCGCACGACGATCACCTTGTCCGCCTTGTTTGAGGTCGATTGATACTCGCAAGCCACGGTGACGACTTTAGTCCCCTTAAGCCTGGCTTCGGTCAGCCAGTGCCCGTCGGGCATTTTTGTTGAAATCCAGTTCATGCCCCAGCAGACGATCAAATTCGCGTTTTCCGCGGTGGCCAGGTCAAAATCAATGGTCTGATGTCCACAAACCATGGTATGTCCGGGCGGAAGGTCGGTATGCCAGGAGTAACTATCCCAAGCGCGGCCGCCGACCGCCTGATCGGGGCCGACGCCGCGAATCTTGGCGTCAAGCAGCGCTAAAGAATTGGCGAATCTATTCATCCCAAAAATGCGCGTGGCGCCCAGCAGAGGCATGCCGCCCCTAAGCTTGATCGCTTGAGTGCCCACGCCGTTCATGGCTGAGATCATGTCCGGGTCGTACTCTTGAGCCTTGAGGTGTTCTTTGCCTTGATCGCCGTTATACGTCCTGGCGATATTGTCCAAGGCCCGGGCGACGATGGAAAAGGCTTCGTCCCAGTTGACTTTGACGAAGGGCTCCTTGCCGCGCTGCAAATATTTTTCAGGCACCCGGCCGTTGGATTCCCTGGGAAATCCGGCATCCACCCATTCCTTGAACCCCTTCCTGATGGACGGGTATTTCGCCCGGCGCGGGCCGTAGACTTTCCTGATCATGGCGAGCCCCTTCTGGCAGCAGCGGGGATCCCATCGCGCCGACGCCTGATTTCCATAAATGTCGGTGGCCTTGCCGTACCCGTACGTCGGTCCCAAATACATGCAGACCCCGTTTTTGACATAAGCTTTAAGCAGGCAATTGTGCGTATCATTGGGCGCGCACATAAAGGTAAAAGTGGAATCGGCATTGACCAAATCCCGGTAAACTTTTTCCCAATCGCGAGACGGGTAGTAATCAAGCGGATTATCCGTCTTGACGATGGGCTCAAGCAAAGCGAACAGCGGTTCGCTGGCCATCAAAACAGCGGCGCTTGCGCCGGAGTACTT is from Elusimicrobiota bacterium and encodes:
- a CDS encoding c-type cytochrome; amino-acid sequence: MRRFNFLGLVVFLTFGIRQDSRGAEVLIRSGKVDQLTMDPNDAVWQKAQAVEVPLSKQSMVSPHGGGSVATLTVQSLYSAKEVAFRLQWKDATKDDRWDLTNRFSDACALQFPMKSKTLPSPFMGDINNPVNIWRWAAIVQQAERFPKAYADFYRQDAIETTIKFHDKAGENLIAVGFGTLTRQNAQDIEANGEWVDGRWSVVFKRKFSSKEGAVFKENAVFPVGFAVWDGTGKERDGMKSVGFWQWLILGKAEAPYGKSPAEKGKSIFARYGCATCHGPDGKGGVKNPNSQGGEIPRIDRVAEGFTEEEVKKVIMDGRIPVPEDAKAPLPPFWMNAWKSVLSEEELHNLVDYLFSLLPKGKKEEW
- a CDS encoding molecular chaperone TorD family protein, producing MMSTDTASPESLSPVLPESAAERLSVLSWRLISVGFLYPDEAWGKRFENLFKKAADCCAAAGKKRRAQLEKLRDSFAGTSREILAGDFHRLFGSGGSVSLDATVYLTENPFDQAKKAADLAGFYKAFGVEAASGNRPDSLPALFELVSYLHVKAVYAGRHRWKEKEKVTRDAIRSLTTEFLKPAVEGFVKRLGESQPGEFYLQLANLSREVVHEKI
- a CDS encoding dehydrogenase yields the protein MAKVHNWQINRDQYYKYEASPPKRQIGWVFDTNKCIACQTCTIACKTTWTSGKGQEYMFWNNVETKPFGFYPLAYDVKILDKLGPQKWEGKTYAGSTIFESGDDKEDIAGYIPEPEDWAHPNLGEDEVNRPIGEKATFEGTHKSWMFYLQRICNHCTYPACLAACPRQAIYKRKEDGIVLIDQARCRGYQKCVGACPYKKPMFNPNTGRSEKCISCYPLIEKGIAPRCVQTCIGKIRMAGFINPPEKADANNPIDYLVHVAKVALPLYPQMGTSPNVYYIPPIHVDTAYLKQMFGPGVDQAIATYKKREEKLVGLLSLFGSTEHLVDRFWVKDGQAAAILNGQEVVRVPVKEPIVFRVYKDEKHDVYRHSVT
- a CDS encoding molybdopterin-dependent oxidoreductase, giving the protein MMEMFKKNFNRREFLKYSGASAAVLMASEPLFALLEPIVKTDNPLDYYPSRDWEKVYRDLVNADSTFTFMCAPNDTHNCLLKAYVKNGVCMYLGPTYGYGKATDIYGNQASARWDPRCCQKGLAMIRKVYGPRRAKYPSIRKGFKEWVDAGFPRESNGRVPEKYLQRGKEPFVKVNWDEAFSIVARALDNIARTYNGDQGKEHLKAQEYDPDMISAMNGVGTQAIKLRGGMPLLGATRIFGMNRFANSLALLDAKIRGVGPDQAVGGRAWDSYSWHTDLPPGHTMVCGHQTIDFDLATAENANLIVCWGMNWISTKMPDGHWLTEARLKGTKVVTVACEYQSTSNKADKVIVVRPGSDPAFALGLANVIISEKLYDDEFVRGHTDLPLLVRLDTLKLLKPQDLIKDYKPAVLQNTQLLKEGEKPPAPEHQDRQVVTEKLRNEWGDFVAWNTASGKPEIVTRDDAGQAKNWALEGKFTVTLADGSKVDVRPNFDLIKEHVSHFTPDTVSDLCHVDKDAVVWLGREIAKNKMKTLIPIGMGPNHFFNNDLKDRTTMLVCALTRNIGYHGGNIGSYAGNYRGAYFNGLPLYLSEDPFDIELDPAKKPHYKVYNKYESAHYFNYGDRPLRVGNKNFTGKSHMPTPTKFMWFSNGNSILGNLKWHHDVVMNTLPKIEAIVVSDWWWTASCEYADVVFAVDSWAEFKYPDMTAAVTNPFLQLFPKTPMKRLHDTRGDIEVMAGVGKALAGLTKDNRFIDYWKFVHENRVEVYLQRILDHSNATKGYNIDELHAKAKEGVPVLLMTRTYPKIMGWEQSNEAKPHYTKSGRLEFYRDEPEFLEHGENIPVHREPVDGTPYEPNVIVCGAKHLIRPKGPEAYGLSVADLSTEVRQIRNVIYAPADVPHTRHPLRKDGYQHVYITPKFRHGAHTTPVDVDLISVWFGPFGDFHRRDKRKPWVTEGYVDLNPDDARSLGLEDGDYVYVDADPSDRPFRGWQKKPEDYKVHRAMMRVRHYLGIPKGIARSWFHMFVATYGSVQGHENNADKLARNPRTGYQAMFRYGSHQSSTRAWLRPTCQTDTLARKDYFGQTIGKGFAADIHCTVGAPKESFVKFTKAEPGGVEHSLWRPAQLGLRPGYESQAMKTYLAGGYYG